The DNA sequence ATGATCCTCTCTTCGATGGCGCCAATGCTCCAATTGGCAATATGTCCTCTAAAATTGAACTGTCTTTTCGTACTGGTTGTATTGGTCCAAAGCTCAGAAAGAGTTTTCATATATTGAGAAAGCTCAGGAACGATTTTGCTCATTTATCTCATGACATCGATTTTGAAACTCAATCTGTTAAAGATCGGACTAGGAACCTATTGAAGCTTAATTCCGAATTTGTAGAACTAATATGGAAGGAAGCTCGAAGTGAACTATTTGAAATTGCCGGTATAAACGCTCCAGAAGAATGCCAAGACTTTTTTTCAGATATGTTGAAGAATGCAGGATATAGAAACACTTTTGAAATTTGGGTTAGCGCCGTAGCTGGCTCATTGGCAGAAAAATGTAACGAGATACAACGATTATAATTTAAACCCATGCTAAAAATGCCTAACAAACGCAGCAACACGGATCCAGCAAGCATTGGCCTTGAAGAGCAGGCCAATAAACGCTTGCCGGCCCGGTTCTGCGGGCGTTATATTTTTTAGGGAAAATTACAATGCGTTTAATAGCTTTTATGCCTTTGCTTCTCTTGTTGGCTTCGTGTGCTAGCTCTCCGGTTGGAGAGCCGTTCGCAGGTATAGAGAGTCATCAATCAGATAAAGCCATTGTTTATGTCTTTAGAAAATCAGCTTTTCCGGGAAGTGCGCGAGATACAAATATCTTTGTAAATGGAAAGGTTGAATTAGCTTTGTCTAATGGCTCATACGGAATTCTGAGGTTGTCTGGAGGAGAATATACTTTTGGCGCAAAGAATATTCCAGGCTGGCAATA is a window from the Porticoccaceae bacterium LTM1 genome containing:
- a CDS encoding DUF2846 domain-containing protein, encoding MRLIAFMPLLLLLASCASSPVGEPFAGIESHQSDKAIVYVFRKSAFPGSARDTNIFVNGKVELALSNGSYGILRLSGGEYTFGAKNIPGWQYVEGHPIETKFNVKAGGIYYLMFTKQFDVSAGTKEKVFITNSEMEINTGVLEGGLLDSSDVIGFVTEEFAIEQLKKTKKTGLQVDQNKI